The following proteins come from a genomic window of Terribacillus aidingensis:
- a CDS encoding response regulator transcription factor codes for MIKILLAEDQVMVRQGLKMMIETDEGISVTGEADNGKEAVRLCEKQFFDVAILDIRMPVMDGIEAAKILRTRFPHIKVLMLTTFDDSEYVMNALKLGVSGYMLKNGDTASLIRSIKSALSGGLSLEDQVASKVMPILLQNQEERKIDPTLTPRERAILKCIGEGLNNKEVAERLGLSVGTVKNQTSHVLDKLELRDRTQLAIYAIRHRLV; via the coding sequence ATGATTAAAATTTTATTGGCTGAAGATCAAGTGATGGTGCGTCAAGGCTTAAAGATGATGATCGAAACGGACGAGGGAATTAGTGTGACAGGGGAAGCGGATAACGGGAAAGAAGCAGTCAGATTATGTGAAAAGCAGTTTTTTGATGTGGCAATTTTGGATATTCGTATGCCTGTGATGGATGGCATCGAAGCAGCGAAAATCCTCCGCACTCGCTTCCCTCATATAAAGGTTCTAATGCTTACTACCTTTGATGATAGCGAGTATGTGATGAACGCCTTAAAGCTGGGAGTCAGCGGCTATATGCTAAAAAACGGTGATACAGCATCACTCATTCGCTCTATTAAAAGCGCCTTGAGCGGCGGCCTATCCTTGGAGGATCAGGTGGCATCAAAAGTGATGCCGATTCTGCTGCAAAATCAGGAGGAGAGAAAAATTGATCCAACACTGACTCCGAGGGAAAGAGCGATTTTGAAGTGTATCGGTGAGGGACTGAATAACAAGGAAGTGGCCGAGCGGTTAGGCTTGTCGGTAGGGACGGTCAAGAACCAGACGAGTCATGTTTTAGATAAATTGGAGTTGAGGGATCGCACACAATTAGCTATTTATGCGATACGTCACCGCCTTGTATAA
- a CDS encoding ABC transporter ATP-binding protein: protein MLETINLSKSFKGKKVVQDLNLYLNDGESVGLLGPNGAGKSTTISMISTLIKPTSGKIILNGVNAVNKPGEVRRVSGVVPQELALYQELSAYENLKFFGSIYKLRGKELAIAIQQALEFVGLDDRKKDLVKTYSGGMKRRLNIAAALMHRPQILILDEPTVGIDPQSRNHILEAVRALNQQDGTTILYTSHYMEEVEQLCDRVYIMDHGKIIAAGTKDELLSILSTEDKIKVELNKLDEAFVEQVKTIEGVRKMEVSELQLKIIAAKGSSLISKLVHLTEQHQIQLLHFHTESPSLEDVFLHLTGRTLRD from the coding sequence GTGCTTGAAACCATCAACTTAAGCAAGTCCTTTAAGGGTAAGAAGGTCGTGCAGGATTTAAATTTATATTTGAACGATGGGGAATCAGTTGGATTGCTTGGCCCGAATGGTGCCGGAAAATCTACGACGATTTCCATGATTTCCACTTTGATCAAGCCGACGAGCGGAAAGATAATCTTAAACGGTGTAAATGCGGTTAATAAACCAGGTGAAGTCAGAAGGGTTTCGGGTGTGGTACCGCAGGAATTGGCATTATATCAAGAGCTGTCCGCCTATGAAAATCTTAAGTTTTTTGGCTCGATTTATAAATTGAGAGGTAAAGAACTAGCGATAGCTATTCAGCAAGCTTTGGAATTTGTCGGGTTGGATGATCGTAAAAAGGATTTGGTAAAGACTTATTCTGGCGGGATGAAACGCAGACTTAATATAGCAGCAGCGTTAATGCATCGCCCGCAGATTTTAATATTGGATGAACCGACAGTCGGTATCGATCCCCAATCGAGAAATCATATCCTGGAAGCTGTACGGGCGCTGAATCAGCAAGATGGAACGACAATTCTTTATACGAGTCATTACATGGAAGAAGTAGAGCAGCTCTGTGATCGAGTATATATTATGGATCATGGCAAGATCATTGCGGCAGGAACAAAAGATGAATTACTCAGTATCTTGTCGACCGAGGATAAAATAAAGGTAGAGTTAAATAAGCTTGATGAAGCCTTTGTAGAGCAAGTAAAGACCATTGAAGGAGTTCGTAAAATGGAGGTATCTGAATTGCAGCTGAAGATTATAGCCGCAAAAGGCAGCAGCTTGATCAGCAAATTGGTTCATCTTACCGAACAGCATCAAATCCAATTGCTTCATTTTCATACGGAATCGCCTAGTTTGGAAGATGTATTCCTTCACTTAACCGGACGTACGCTGAGAGATTAA
- a CDS encoding ABC transporter permease, whose translation MKNVLWVQFSKDKRNPLLILLLITGSIAATLLFGGGVQSVTTVGLFSEDVNDAELEKKWETLLNTDDSFTFEIVEPEEAREDIKKGNIDVAVRVMEDDYRLLVSKNMPSVSSIEHHVNSVFQREAQIAAVELQEGKDVRGELDDYLADAPFQIEAQGLESEQIPTYNIRTQLLFAFTFLISMFILGFKVNNVTHDKVSGIWNRMILSPMKKTGMYSGYLLYSFLVTMLQIVVVLIVFRYVMNYDVGDNLWLIILITACFTFGMISIAMLITGFVRTPEQFYAIYPSLIPLIPLVSGAYMMPGTITNPVLLFIADLFPLAHAMEAIMSVVFYGAGLQDVLMSLLYMLLIGVVAMGLGINLVERRSR comes from the coding sequence ATGAAGAACGTATTATGGGTGCAATTTTCCAAGGATAAACGGAATCCGCTGCTCATTCTATTATTGATTACGGGCAGTATTGCCGCCACGCTTCTATTTGGCGGTGGTGTCCAGTCCGTGACAACAGTTGGGCTTTTCAGTGAAGATGTCAATGATGCTGAATTAGAGAAAAAATGGGAAACGTTGTTAAATACGGATGACTCTTTCACGTTTGAAATAGTAGAACCAGAAGAAGCGCGTGAAGACATAAAGAAAGGCAATATCGATGTAGCAGTAAGAGTCATGGAGGATGATTACCGGCTGCTGGTCTCCAAAAATATGCCAAGCGTTTCTTCTATCGAACATCATGTTAATAGCGTGTTTCAACGAGAAGCTCAAATCGCCGCGGTCGAATTACAAGAAGGAAAAGATGTACGGGGTGAATTGGATGACTACCTGGCAGATGCACCATTTCAGATAGAAGCGCAAGGGTTGGAAAGTGAACAGATTCCTACGTACAACATCCGTACGCAGCTGCTGTTTGCCTTCACTTTCTTGATCTCGATGTTCATCCTTGGATTCAAGGTTAATAATGTGACACATGATAAGGTGTCTGGTATTTGGAATCGGATGATTTTATCACCGATGAAGAAAACAGGTATGTACAGTGGTTATTTGTTATATAGCTTTCTGGTAACGATGCTTCAAATTGTCGTCGTGCTCATCGTGTTTAGATATGTCATGAATTACGATGTAGGAGATAATCTGTGGCTGATAATCCTCATTACAGCGTGCTTTACATTCGGTATGATCAGTATTGCCATGTTGATTACCGGTTTTGTCAGGACACCGGAGCAGTTTTATGCCATATACCCGTCCCTTATCCCGCTGATTCCACTTGTCAGCGGAGCCTATATGATGCCAGGAACGATTACGAATCCGGTGTTACTGTTTATTGCTGATTTATTTCCGCTGGCACATGCTATGGAAGCGATTATGTCTGTCGTTTTCTATGGTGCTGGTCTGCAGGATGTTTTGATGTCGCTGTTGTATATGCTGTTGATTGGCGTAGTGGCGATGGGATTGGGGATTAACCTTGTGGAGCGGAGAAGCAGGTAA
- a CDS encoding ABC transporter permease gives MMRSFIKKDLLIFLRDWKELLTVMLLPIVLVIVLNFAFAGLFDGDDEVSMDLQLAVVNEDNESEAMEQLKDRLISDAAFEEQEANAIVEAAGEIQPVQLLSDYLESDELKEWVTVHHLEEKAAAEKVKEGDLDGVLIIPKGYTADSLYASFAGESPTTALTYKIEEETTNSSALQQFIEEFIEQLNYQFAIQEITGGAEIEAAPPEGGLEDIGAAYNFKVNQYFTISLGALFALFVVATVAMKTGVEIRDQVFNRILLANSHPMRFLIGKMVSTICLVVLQIIFVLLVSHFLLDVFPDRSIAFWSGIFVMIALLALVLSGLAAIYTAILLRMNSVDAANGVFMLATLLFGTLGGGFVPIYMMPKWLQQIGEWTPNGLFLAILTEWVQFENLSSIVQPSIIMIGFFLLFTFIGLALFPKRGKAQ, from the coding sequence ATGATGCGGAGTTTTATCAAAAAAGATTTATTGATATTTTTACGAGACTGGAAAGAGCTGCTCACGGTCATGCTACTTCCTATCGTTTTGGTTATCGTGCTGAATTTTGCTTTTGCGGGGTTATTTGATGGAGACGATGAGGTATCAATGGATTTGCAGTTAGCAGTAGTGAATGAGGATAATGAGTCTGAGGCAATGGAGCAGTTGAAGGATAGATTGATTAGTGATGCTGCCTTTGAAGAGCAGGAGGCAAATGCGATTGTGGAAGCTGCAGGGGAGATACAACCTGTTCAACTGCTATCGGATTATCTGGAAAGTGACGAATTAAAGGAATGGGTGACGGTTCATCATCTGGAGGAAAAGGCAGCGGCCGAGAAAGTTAAAGAGGGTGACCTGGACGGTGTGCTGATCATCCCTAAGGGGTATACCGCAGATAGTTTGTATGCGAGCTTCGCAGGCGAATCTCCAACTACAGCATTGACTTATAAGATAGAAGAAGAGACGACGAATAGCAGTGCTCTGCAACAGTTCATAGAAGAATTTATTGAGCAGTTGAATTATCAATTTGCAATACAGGAAATAACGGGTGGTGCAGAAATAGAGGCAGCGCCTCCTGAAGGTGGTTTGGAGGATATAGGCGCTGCGTACAATTTCAAGGTCAATCAGTACTTTACAATATCATTAGGAGCATTATTTGCCTTATTCGTTGTAGCGACGGTAGCAATGAAAACGGGGGTGGAAATCAGGGACCAAGTATTCAACCGAATCCTATTAGCGAATAGCCATCCTATGCGTTTTTTAATTGGTAAAATGGTATCCACGATTTGTCTAGTTGTACTGCAGATTATCTTTGTATTGCTTGTATCCCACTTTCTTCTGGATGTATTTCCGGATCGTTCGATAGCCTTTTGGAGTGGTATCTTCGTGATGATTGCGTTACTCGCTTTGGTGCTGTCGGGCTTAGCGGCTATATACACGGCGATATTATTACGGATGAATAGTGTTGATGCCGCAAATGGGGTCTTTATGTTGGCTACTTTGCTATTCGGTACGCTAGGAGGAGGCTTTGTTCCCATCTATATGATGCCTAAGTGGCTGCAGCAGATTGGAGAATGGACTCCGAATGGTCTATTCTTAGCCATACTGACAGAGTGGGTCCAATTTGAGAATCTGTCCTCCATCGTCCAACCAAGCATAATTATGATCGGCTTTTTCCTATTATTCACTTTCATTGGCTTGGCTTTGTTTCCGAAAAGGGGGAAAGCACAATGA
- a CDS encoding iron chaperone, producing the protein MIAFADYLAQIDNPQHRERTEEVLKWVAEKYPNMEQKIAWNQPMFTDHGTFIIGFSIAKQHLAVAPEKAGIDHFSDDIIQAGYDHTKQLVRIKWDGPIDYSLLERMIEFNITDKADCTTFWRK; encoded by the coding sequence ATGATAGCATTCGCAGATTATCTGGCTCAAATTGACAATCCACAGCATCGGGAACGAACGGAAGAAGTGCTGAAATGGGTGGCTGAGAAATATCCTAATATGGAACAGAAAATAGCCTGGAACCAGCCGATGTTTACTGATCATGGCACATTTATTATTGGCTTTAGCATCGCCAAACAGCATCTGGCTGTTGCTCCGGAAAAGGCAGGAATAGATCATTTTTCTGACGACATAATACAGGCAGGCTATGACCATACGAAGCAGCTGGTTCGTATCAAATGGGATGGACCAATTGATTATTCATTATTAGAAAGAATGATAGAGTTCAATATTACAGATAAAGCAGACTGTACGACTTTTTGGCGGAAATAA